The DNA window GATCAGCGCCGGTCCTTCCTGGCTGGTCTTCCAGTACCTGGCTACGATCACGTCAGGAACTTTCTGGTGAATGACTCTGAGAGCCTCACCTGTCGAGGTGACGAAATGAACGGTGATGTCGCAGACCCTGGCAAGGTGCTGCCTGATTGATGCAAAAAAGTCATGATCATCATCCAACAGCAGTACCGTGATCATCGGTAGGTTCGCTCCTCAGCGTCTCCTTTTTACCTCATTAATGTAATTGTGGTATATAAACCATCCCCAACACCGTTATGGTCCCTTCGATGATGAGTGAGACGCCGGCTCGATATATAAAGTTGAGAACCTAATATTCGATAGATGTCTGGTTCCCTCGTACAGGGGAACCTGACCTGGGAGGAATCCTATAGATTCTTCGAGTGTCTGAATGATCTGTACATTGTGGGAGAGTGGACCGATAGAACCTGTCCAGAGGGACATTTTCTATAACCATGGACTGACAGAGTCTTTACAGGGAATGATCATGGAGAAACGGAGCACAGGGATTAGTGGACTGGACCAGGTGCTCGAAGGCGGCCTTCCGTGCGGAACCATCGTGCTGATCCAGGGTAACCCCCTATCAGGCAGCGATCTGCTGGCCAGGCAGTTCTGGAACGCTGCCGCAGATTTCGGTACCTATCTGATGCTGGATGGGGAGGTTGAATCCGGAATGCTCTCCGAATTTTCACCTGAACGCACCGAAGAATACGGGCGGGGGGAGGTGATCATCGTCGACTCCCTCTCGACGATCTTGTTGGAGCATGGGATTGATATCACCCTGGCATTTCTCCGGTCGATGAAGGAGCAGATCCGGCGGACGGGGGGAAATCTGATCGTGCTGACCTACCCCGGGCTGCACACTCAACTTGAGGAGGTCAGGCTGTTGCGAGCTGTGGACCTCTTCTTTGAGATGCAACAGGAGGTCGTGATGAATGAAGTCAGCCACCTGCTGATCATCCATAAGGTGGTGGGGATGCCGGTGCCGCTCCGGGTCTTCCCTTACTTTGTCACCGAGCATGGCGTCGAGCTCTCGACTTCGATCTTCATTGTCTAGGGTCAGTACACCCCCAGTCTCTGGCAGTTTATTGCCCCTGTTTAAGCAGAAAGCGTTCCCGTAAAAAAGTGCGATCTGCCGACCCTTCTGGGAGACCGTGACCCGGTACGCGACCGTCGTTCCAGCCTCCCCAGCTCTGGTGGCAGTTGCAACCAATGGGCCGCCGGTGGCTGTGGCAGGGGATAGATAGGTTATCTGCGAGGTGACACCGACCTTTGGTCTTCCATCAAGGTTGGAGGCGACCCCAAACGCATGATCTGCCACTGAAAAGATCGCACCGCCATGCACGCTCCCGTGGGCGTTCAACTTGTCATCTATCTTCATCGTGACCACAGCACTCAGATCCTCTCTGACCTCGGTGATCACGATCCCGTTCAACACGGCGAACGGTGCAGCGTTGAAGAACGCAATCAGTTCTTCTCTCTTTTCCATATGGTGCATCACATCTCAAAAA is part of the Methanosphaerula palustris E1-9c genome and encodes:
- a CDS encoding RAD55 family ATPase, whose translation is MEKRSTGISGLDQVLEGGLPCGTIVLIQGNPLSGSDLLARQFWNAAADFGTYLMLDGEVESGMLSEFSPERTEEYGRGEVIIVDSLSTILLEHGIDITLAFLRSMKEQIRRTGGNLIVLTYPGLHTQLEEVRLLRAVDLFFEMQQEVVMNEVSHLLIIHKVVGMPVPLRVFPYFVTEHGVELSTSIFIV